GGAGCAGATTGAGAGACAATTACAGACAGAGAGAGTTTGGAGActgagggaggagggtccagtGAGAGCAAcagtgagaagcagagacaggtCAGGGTCTGAAGTCCAGAGACAGACAGGCAGCAAGGCATTCAGGCCAGTACTTGAACAGAATTTGAGCCTGAAGCTGATTTGCAGGGGGAGGAGATGAGCGTAAAGAGCCGTGTTTATTTGAcatttgacatttaaaataatgatattcaCATTGAGttgtggagaagggaagggctacccactccagtgttcttgtctggagaattccatgaacagaggagcctggcaggctacagtccacagggtcccaaagagtaggacacgactttgtgactgaacaaaaatgacagaacatTGAGAATAATCACTTAATTTATATAACTCTTTGTAACAAAGCACTTTTAGTCAGGAGTGAGGATTTTGCAGACATAGGATGGTTTTATGCAGGACAGTTGCCAATTGTGAATTCCTGGGAATTTCCTCTGTCAGAACAAGCTGCTTTTTCTTGTGGAATAAACGGATACATCCAGGAGTGAGGTGGCCCTTCTGGAGTTGGTGAGGGTGTAGGATTCAGACAGCACCCCTAACTTGGCTCTTCTTTGCCAGCCCAAGCCAGGTCTGCAGCTGCTGGGAGACTTTCTGTAGAGAGGTGGGGAGAATTTGGAAAGTTCAGACTCCAGCGCTAGTAGAGAGCAGGAACATGCAAATTAGCATGCAAATAATAATGCAAATCACTGAGAGCTTTTTCTCTCTTACCTGTCGCGCAAGGCGGAGGCTCGGGGAATCTGAGGGTCTCTCAGGTGCCATGTCCAAGCAATGAGAAGCACTAGGGATGAGAAGGGCTGGCTCGGAAGATCCCAAAGGCTGTGTTACACTTAGCACATGCCAGGGGTCTGTATCCcctggaaagaaaggaaaggatggTGTGTTGAGCCACAGCCAGGCAGACACTAAGGAGTCAAGTTCTGATGGCACACTCACCATTAATAAACAGCACTTGGGTGGCTCCTGGGGTCTGGCCACCATAATAGGAGTTGGTCTGGGCCACAGCCTGAGCTACAGATGAGGTTGAAAGCCCAAACACCTGTTCACATAGCTCAAGCTCggagggcagagctgggagctgggagAAAGGGCACCCGGGGACCTCACAGGTGACGTCTGTGGAGAGAGGGATTCATCAATGTGGAGTATATAGCCAGCCCCCTACCTCTTTAATAATCATGTTCAGAGCTCTCCCCAGTGATGACTGAGACAGTTCCAGACCCTCCCTTCAGTGAGTTCACGGTCGTCTCAGAGATGCACTCAGCCCAAGACACTGATGGCCTAGAATGATCAGAGCTTGATAGAAAAATGTCTGGAGTGAGGTTGGGGGTGTCTCAGAAGGAGCATAATGAGCCTGGACCACCTTGAGATGGCTTGTCTGGGCACAGCAGAGACCGTATGTTTGGGAGGTGAGAGTTTGGCCAGTCACTCACAGTAGCCAAACTCGGTACAAGTTTGGTACAACCACTGCCGGTCACCCACGCTGGACACTTGGAGTTCTGTGACCCTCAGCTGTGCCACTGTCTCTGCTCGAGGAATGCTTAAACACCTCTGACCCAGGCTGTGTGTGACAACCTAAAGGacaatacacatacatatatgcagaCATACGTTCCTTGCCCCTGCAGCCCtgggcaccccccacccctcccacccccccacccccgggccaTCAAGCCAGGGCAGGGCGTGGAGCCATTGGTCCCTATGGGTCAAAGTCAGAAGTCAGAAGAGTGAGTTTCTGCGTTTTCCTGGGGTCACTGGTCAGAGGTGCTGGGGACCTAGGTCCCTATGGGTGAGAAATTAAGGTGCTAGATGACTAGGaacttctcatctgtaaagttgaTCTTGGGCAAGTGAGAATATCTtagatctcagtttcctcagttgTGTGTGGGGACAATAGTAGTGTTTACTTGCTAGAACTATTTTAAGAAttcaatgagataatatatgtgaaacacACCGCACAGCATTTGGTGCAGACATCGATGGAAAAGTGATAGCTGGATTGTAGAGGCTGGAGTGCGAGGGAGTCTGAGGCTAGGAGCCCCGCTCTCTAGGAGAACTGTGTCCCGAGGACAACTGTGTCCCCTGGACTattgtttttccttcattctaCAAATACTATTTGAGAGTTTGCTGTGTGCCAGATTCTCTTGCAGGCCCCAGAAAGAGGACAGAACAATGTAGGCAAAATATTAAGCACAGTCGCTAACATCTGCCTACTGTGCTCCGGGCTCCCTGTTCCCTAGGGCATACTGCTCCTACCTCATTTCACCTCCGAGGTCCTTTTGAGATGTAATGCCCATTTTACACACGAGGAAACTAAGGTGCAGAAGGGTTTActcttgcccaagttcacacagcgGAGGTGGAGCAGGAATCCTCGCTCTGCTCATTCTTGGCGGTGCTTAGGGTTCTCACCTGCACTGCCCGACGAAGCCCGCGGTAGGGTGCAGAGCCGCTGCAGTTGCCCTTGCAGTTGCCCCGATCACCGAGGAGGAGTCTGCAGAGCTGTCGCACACTCAGGGGCGCTCCAGCTTGCCCATCGTACTGCACCGCACCTCCCACGAGTGCCTGCAGCGCCCCCAGAAGCTCGGCCTGGTCCTCAGCGCGCTCCAGAGACCCGCACGCTCCCAGCTCCACGCTCAGCGTTGCCCAAGCCCCTCTGCTCGCGCGCAGCCGCCGCTCCACCTCCGCAAAGGCTGCGGACGCCGCCGCCCGGCACTGCGGAGAGCGAAAGGCAGCGTTGGTGAAGACTTGGGCCCGGGGTTCGGCCTTTCCCTTTCCGTGACCCTCATCCTCCCTGGGCTCCCCACTTTTCCACATTCAGATTCATACAGGGGGCAGTTGAAACTCGCTTTTGCTCGAGGCCCCGCCCTCTTCCGGCTCCTCCTCCGGGCCGTCCCACCCCAGGCCCCGCCCACACAAATACAGCCTCCTGATAGGGTCGTCCGTCCTCAGACCCCGCCCCCGTATCAGCCCCGCCCCTGTAGGGTTCTCCCTTCTTGGTACCCAGACCCATCTTCAGCTCTCGCCTTCCCAAATTCACCCACCTCTCGGGGCTCCCAAGTCTCTGAGACCCCAACACCTTGCAAGCTTCAGCCGTTTTCTCTGGCCCCCATCCTCAAGgccttttctctttccctatCCCCCTCCGACTGGGCCCCAACTCATACCTCCAGGGATCCGCCAATCGCAGTGTTCATTAGGCTTCTAGACACCACCTAAAGTCCGGTCACGGAAGAATATCAGGTGATTCGCACCACCGAGGCCTTCCTCCCCCCGGGCCCACCGCCCGCCATCCTTACGTCATTATACTTGGAGAAATCCAGTATGGCCCGCACCGGAGCGGAAGAGGCGATGGAGGCaaaaaagagatggggaaactgagggagAACAAGTTATCAGCCTGGGGGCTGAAGGACTGGGATCCCATATCTGCCCGCCCCTGTGTCACTCACTCGTTGTGTGATCTTCTACACACTGAACTCTTACGAAGGCAGATTGGGAtgggggatggagggaggagggtctggAAGGAGGTTTTCCTATTATCTGAGTTATGGACCTCGCAGTCCAAGTTCCTTGCCCCCAGTCCACCCAGAGGGGTCCCAGGACCTTTAGCCGGGCCCAGGCAGCCAGGGAGCCAGCATAGGAACCTCCGAAGCAGATCCAGGGGCTGGTCGAGGAGACGTTGAAGAGGCGGGAGAGTGTGAGGCGGGCAGAGGCCGCATCCGCCAGCCTAGGGTCAGAGGAGAGGCTGAGTCGGTTCCCATGGGTAGGAATCCCTGAAGATTCCCCGACTTACAGGCAGGGATCCAGAGACAAGAATGGAGAGAGCCTGGCCAGAAGCTAGGGTTTTTTTCTCATGAGGTATTTCTGAGGATTCCCCATACCTACACACTCATTTCCTCACAAGTGCCTAGATCAGGGGAGACTCATTTGGAAAGCTTCTACTCTTCACTTCCAGACTAGGTGGGAGAAGAAAAATCTTCAAGACAGTTTAGGTGAAAATCTAAATTATAGGAGGGATTGGAGACTATCAAAGAGAGCTACTCAGGAAGAGGAAGGGGCCTAGGCTGGATAGGTTAGGAGGTATTGGCGGAGAGGGAAACATGATTAGAAAAAGAGACAGATATTGGAATATATCTAacatccttcctttttttctttccctttggcaGTACCACAAGGCttctgggattttagttccccaattagcagtgatcgaacccatgacccctTCAGTGGAATCGTGAAGCCCTAATCACCTAATCACCAGGGAATACcctagcatcttttttttttttttaaatcccaaatGCTTTCTCCTCTCCCTAACCTTTCTGAAACAGTTTGTAGTTAGTGTCATCCTACTGCAGTTGGAAACTAGTTTAGCTTGTGAAAAGATTAAGAGACAGAGAGGAATATACAGGCAGTGTGATACAGATGGGGACACAAAAAGATGGAGACAAGAGTGAGGCAGAGAAAGTCAGACTGATTACAGACAGATACAGA
This genomic interval from Bos taurus isolate L1 Dominette 01449 registration number 42190680 breed Hereford chromosome 23, ARS-UCD2.0, whole genome shotgun sequence contains the following:
- the PRSS16 gene encoding thymus-specific serine protease: MDIGPVPWLGPLLLVSLWASSAPASLLRRLGEHILRFQESSALGLGLGPDSVTLPKEGWLEQPLDPFNASDRRSFLQRYWVNDQHWTSQDGPVFLHLGGEGSLGPGSVMRGHPANLAPIWGALVISLEHRFYGLSIPAEGLDMAQLRFLSSRHALADAASARLTLSRLFNVSSTSPWICFGGSYAGSLAAWARLKFPHLFFASIASSAPVRAILDFSKYNDVVSRSLMNTAIGGSLECRAAASAAFAEVERRLRASRGAWATLSVELGACGSLERAEDQAELLGALQALVGGAVQYDGQAGAPLSVRQLCRLLLGDRGNCKGNCSGSAPYRGLRRAVQVVTHSLGQRCLSIPRAETVAQLRVTELQVSSVGDRQWLYQTCTEFGYYVTCEVPGCPFSQLPALPSELELCEQVFGLSTSSVAQAVAQTNSYYGGQTPGATQVLFINGDTDPWHVLSVTQPLGSSEPALLIPSASHCLDMAPERPSDSPSLRLARQKVSQQLQTWLGLAKKSQVRGAV